One part of the Coriobacteriia bacterium genome encodes these proteins:
- the rpmJ gene encoding 50S ribosomal protein L36 encodes MKVRPSVKRICEKCKVIRRHGRVLVICENPRHKQRQG; translated from the coding sequence ATGAAGGTGCGACCGTCGGTAAAGCGCATCTGTGAGAAGTGCAAGGTCATCCGCCGCCACGGTCGGGTACTCGTGATCTGCGAGAATCCTCGGCACAAGCA
- the infA gene encoding translation initiation factor IF-1, whose translation MGKRDDSIEMEGVVVEPLPNAMFRVEFDNGHRVLAHISGKMRMHYIRILPGDRVIVELSPYDLTRGRITYRYK comes from the coding sequence TTGGGCAAGCGTGATGATTCCATCGAGATGGAGGGCGTGGTCGTCGAGCCGCTCCCGAATGCGATGTTCCGCGTCGAGTTCGACAACGGGCATCGGGTGCTAGCCCACATCTCAGGGAAGATGCGCATGCACTACATCCGCATCCTGCCAGGTGACCGGGTCATCGTCGAGCTCTCTCCGTACGACCTGACCCGAGGCCGGATCACGTATCGCTACAAGTAG